A region from the Antennarius striatus isolate MH-2024 chromosome 24, ASM4005453v1, whole genome shotgun sequence genome encodes:
- the LOC137591610 gene encoding inosine-uridine preferring nucleoside hydrolase-like: MKKLIIDVDTGVDDAQAIMVALADPDVTVLGITCCFGNTPLQNVLKNTLRVLKVCNRLDIPVFRGCGKPLLAHKRHAGDYHGKDGLGDCPDPDAPGLELLQKKKAVTAMIKLAKQNPGEVTLVATAPLTNLAVAVQLDPSFPERLKALYIMGGNTDSRGNTTVCGEFNFVADPEAAYVVLDRYTCPTYIAPWEFSCRNSLPWSFCEKWLSQKTEKAAFMKNITNFTFQKAQSAEYDKETTEGKGFNSCDTYAMAAAIDDTFITESDEVAVTVELEGTYTRGMMVLDYMKMLDKKHKAFVMKNVDLEKLKKMFMNSLK, translated from the exons ATGAAGAAGTTAATCATCGACGTGGACACGGGTGTGGACGATGCTCAAGCCATCATGGTGGCCCTTGCAGACCCTGATGTGacggttttggggataacctgcTGCTTTGGCAACACACCTTTGCAGAATGTCCTCAAGAATACACTCCGGGTCCTGAAAGTATGCAACCGGCTGGAT ATTCCAGTGTTCCGTGGTTGTGGAAAACCACTGCTGGCTCATAAACGCCATGCTGGAGATTATCATGGGAAGGATGGACTGGGTGATTGCCCAGATCCGGATGCTCCAGGGCTGGAGTTGCTGCAGAAGAAAAAAGCTGTGACGGCCATGATCAAGCTTGCCAAACAGAACCCTGGAGAG gtGACTCTGGTAGCCACAGCCCCTCTGACTAACTTGGCTGTAGCGGTACAACTGGACCCTTCCTTCCCTGAAAGGCTGAAGGCTCTCTATATCATGGGAGGAAACACTGACT CCAGGGGTAATACCACAGTGTGTGGAGAGTTTAACTTTGTGGCTGACCCTGAGGCTGCTTATGTCGTGTTGGACCGGTACACCTGTCCCACCTACATTGCCCCCTGGGAGTTCAGCTGCAGGAACAGCCTGCCATGG TCTTTCTGTGAGAAATGGCTGTCCCAAAAGACTGAGAAAGCTGCATTCATGAAGAATATTACAAACTTCACTTTTCAG AAAGCTCAATCAGCTGAGTATGACAAGGAGACCACAGAGGGGAAAGGGTTCAATTCCTGTGACACCTACGCCATGGCTGCTGCTATCGATGATACCTTCATAACAGAAAGTGATGAG GTGGCAGTCACAGTGGAGCTGGAAGGGACTTACACTCGTGGCATGATGGTGCTGGACTACATGAAGATGCTAGACAAGAAACACAAGGCTTTTGTCATGAAGAATGTTGACTTGGAGAAGCTCAAGAAAATGTTCATGAATTCACTGAAGTAG
- the unc50 gene encoding protein unc-50 homolog yields the protein MLPTTSPHSNGTPGSRDAARHTAGAKRYKYLRRLLHFKQMDFEFALWQMLYLFTSPQRVYRNFHYRKQTKDQWARDDPAFLVLLSIWLCVSTIGFGLVLDMGILDTLKLLLWVVFVDCIGVGLLISTLMWMVSNKYLLKHPSKNFDVEWGYAFDVHLNAFYPLLVILHFLQLIFINHIVVINDVWFIGCFVGNTLWLIAIGYYIYITFLGYNALPFLKNTVVLLYPFALLGLIYILSISLGWNFTRGLCWFYKHRVQ from the exons ATGTTGCCAACCACTTCACCACACAGCAATGGTACCCCTGGTTCGAGGGATGCTGCACGTCACACAGCAGGTGCAAAGCGCTACAAGTACTTGCGACGGCTGCTCCATTTCAAACAAATGGACTTTGAATTTGCTTTGTGGCAAATGCTTTACTTGTTCACATCACCTCAGAGAGTGTACCGCAATTTCCACtacagaaaacagacaaaagaccAGTGGGCCAGGGATGACCCTGCTTTCTTGGTTCTGCTCAGCATCTGGTTGTGTG TGTCAACTATAGGTTTTGGTCTCGTGCTGGATATGGGCATTCTGGACACTCTGAAGCTGTTGCTGTGGGTGGTCTTTGTTGACTGTATAGGAGTTGGTCTTCTCATATCAACCCTCATGTG GATGGTCAGCAACAAGTACCTACTCAAACACCCCAGCAAAAACTTTGATGTGGAGTGGGGCTATGCCTTCGATGTTCACCTCAATGCTTTCTACCCCCTTTTAGTCATTCTGCATTTCCTGCAGCTCATCTTTATCAACC ataTCGTGGTCATAAATGATGTTTGGTTCATAGGGTGCTTTGTTGGGAATACTTTATGGTTGATTGCCATTGGTTATTATATCTACATCACATTCTTGGGGTACAATG ctctACCCTTCTTGAAGAATACTGTGGTGCTTCTCTACCCATTTGCTCTGCTTGGGCTCATCTAcatcctctccatctctttggGCTGGAACTTCACCCGGGGTCTCTGCTGGTTCTATAAGCACAGAGTCCAGTAG
- the LOC137591378 gene encoding NADH-ubiquinone oxidoreductase 75 kDa subunit, mitochondrial-like, which produces MLRLPVIGRTLAGAAIGNLSPSNNIRTPVRAVSNMVEVFVDGKSVEVEPGTTVLQACEKAGIQIPRFCYHERLSVAGNCRMCLVEIEKAPKPVAACAMPVMKGWNILTNSEKTRKAREGVMEFLLANHPLDCPICDQGGECDLQDQSMQFGSDRSRFSEQKRAVEDKNIGPLIKTIMTRCIQCTRCVRFASEIAGVEDLGTTGRGNDLQIGTYVEKMFMSELSGNVIDICPVGALTSKPYAFTARPWETRKTESIDVLDAVGSNIVVSTRGGEVMRVLPRLNEDINEEWISDKTRFAYDGLKRQRLTQPMLRNDCGQLTPVTWEDALSCVAGVLQSVKGNEVAAIAGGMTDAETLVSLKDLLNSLNSENLCTEELFPMAGAGTDLRSNYLLNSRIAGIEECDLLLLIGTNPRYEAPLFNARIRKSWLHNELHVAMVGHKVDLSYTYDHLGEETSILKELANGTHPFCQVLSAAKHPVVVVGSSTLQREDGAAILSAVSTIAQNARTSSGVEEGWKVLNILHRVASQVAALDLGYKPGVDSIRKNPPKVLFLLGADAGCITRSDLPKDTFIIYQGHHGDVGAPMADAILPGAAYTEKNGTYVNTEGRSQHTRVAVTAPGMAREDWKIIRALSELAGVTLSYDSLEDIRSRLAEVSPNLVRYNDVEEANYFKQANELAKGVKQELITIPLVPQQLTVKDFYMTDSISRASQTMAKCIKAVTEGANAVEEPSIC; this is translated from the exons ATGTTGCGACTACCAGTCATTGGCCGAACACTGGCTGGAGCTGCCATAGGCAACCTGTCTCCATCCAACAATA TCCGTACTCCAGTGCGTGCTGTTAGCAACATGGTGGAAGTGTTTGTGGATGGGAAATCAGTGGAGGTGGAGCCTGGAACAACTGTACTGCAG GCCTGTGAGAAGGCAGGAATCCAAATCCCTCGGTTCTGTTACCATGAGCGCCTCTCAGTTGCTGGAAACTGTCGTATGTGTTTGGTGGAGATTGAGAAAGCTCCAAAG CCAGTGGCAGCTTGTGCTATGCCCGTCATGAAGGGATGGAACATCCTCACAAACTCAGAAAAGACACGCAAAGCAAG AGAGGGAGTGATGGagttcctcttggctaaccatCCACTGGACTGCCCAATCTGTGATCAGGGAGGAGAGTGTGACCTGCAG GATCAATCTATGCAGTTTGGTTCAGACCGTAGTCGTTTCTCagaacagaagagagcagtggagGACAAAAACATTGGACCACTCATTAAAACCATCATGACCCGCTGTATCCAATGCACACGTTGTGTCCG tTTTGCCAGTGAGATTGCTGGTGTTGAAGACCTGGGaacgacaggaagaggaaatgacCTACAGATTGGGACTTATGTGGAAAAGATGTTCATGTCAGAGTTGTCGGGCAATGTTATTGATATCTGTCCTGTGGGAGCACTCACCTCCAAACCTTATGCTTTCACTGCACGACCATGGGAAACCAG gAAAACTGAATCGATTGATGTGCTGGATGCTGTGGGCAGTAACATCGTGGTGAGCACCAGAGGTGGTGAGGTGATGAGGGTTTTGCCCAGGCTTAATGAAGACATTAATGAAGAATGGATTTCTGACAAGACCAg GTTTGCATATGATGGTCTAAAGAGGCAGAGATTGACCCAACCAATGTTAAGGAATGACTGTGGTCAACTGACCCCAGTCACCTGGGAAGATGCACTCTCTTGTGTTGCTGGAGTA CTACAGAGTGTGAAGGGCAATGAGGTTGCAGCCATTGCAGGAGGGATGACTGATGCTGAGACACTGGTCTCCCTCAAAGACCTTCTGAACAGTCTGAACTCAGAGAACCTCTGCACTGAGGAGCTCTTCCCTATGGCAGGTGCAGG GACTGACCTGCGCTCCAACTACTTGTTAAACTCTCGTATTGCCGGTATTGAGGAATGTGACCTTTTGCTGCTAATAGGAACCAACCCACGCTATGAAGCCCCACTCTTCAATGCCCGAATCCGCAAGAG CTGGCTTCACAATGAGCTTCATGTAGCCATGGTGGGGCACAAGGTTGATCTGAGCTACACATATGACCACCTGGGAGAGGAGACTTCTATATTAAAGGAACTCGCTAATGGCACACACCCTTTCTGTCAG GTCCTTTCAGCTGCTAAGCACCCAGTTGTGGTTGTGGGCAGCAGCACTCTGCAGAGAGAAGATGGGGCTGCTATTTTGAGTGCTGTTTCAACCATTGCTCAGAATGCAAGAACCAGCAGTGGAGTGGAAGAGGGATGGAAAGTTCTGAATATCCTGCACAG AGTGGCCAGTCAGGTGGCTGCATTAGACTTGGGCTACAAACCTGGTGTGGACTCCATCAGGAAAAATCCACCCAAGGTCCTCTTCCTTCTGGGAGCTGATGCTGGCTGCATCACCAGATCCGATTTGCCCAAAGACACCTTCATCATCTACCAGG GTCACCATGGTGATGTAGGAGCACCCATGGCAGATGCCATTCTCCCTGGTGCTGCATACACAGAGAAAAATGGTACCTATGTTAATACTGAAGGTAGGAGCCAACACACTCGGGTGGCTGTTACTGCTCCTGGAATGGCCAGAGAGGACTGGAAAATCATCAGGGCTCTTTCTGAA CTTGCTGGAGTGACACTGTCCTATGACTCTTTGGAAGACATTAGATCCAGACTGGCTGAGGTGTCTCCTAATCTGGTCCGGTATAATGATGTAGAGGAGGCAAACTACTTCAAACAAGCCAATGAACTTGCCAAG GGCGTGAAACAGGAGCTTATAACAATTCCCCTTGTACCTCAGCAACTCACAGTGAAGGACTTTTACATGACAG ACTCCATCAGCAGAGCTTCCCAGACTATGGCAAAATGTATCAAAGCTGTGACAGAGGGTGCAAATGCCGTTGAAGAACCTTCAATTTGCTGA
- the cd59a gene encoding CD59 glycoprotein, which yields MERSLGIGLLVFSALIGLGSTIRCFSCKDYTSSCYKQRDCSYDDACLTLNERGGMTYRQCLKYSDCEYSRLAQMFPQVSSFTFKCCNADLCNSAPSSAAGSLIGALVSLVVIWCFH from the exons ATGGAGCGCTCCTTAGGGATAGGCCTGCTGGTCTTCTCTGCTCTAATTGGACTTG GGTCCACCATCAGATGTTTCAGCTGCAAGGACTACACCTCCAGCTGCTACAAGCAGCGTGACTGTAGTTACGACGACGCCTGCCTCACTCTCAACGAAAGAG GTGGAATGACGTACCGTCAGTGTCTGAAGTACTCAGACTGTGAGTACAGCCGCCTGGCCCAGATGTTCCCTCAG gTGTCCAGTTTCACCTTCAAGTGTTGCAACGCTGACCTATGtaactccgccccctcctctgCAGCAGGGTCTTTGATTGGTGCGCTGGTGTCATTGGTGGTAATTTGGTGTTTCCACTGA